The region GAACGGAAAAAGGAGAGAGCTCAAAACACCGGCGACCCGAAAAACGAATCGCTTTTGACCTTCCGGCGAGTCGAGCTGACCTACCAAACGAAGAACGGGCAAGAGCAGAAGTTAAATTGGATGGAAGGGTGCGTTCCGCTAAACAATGGGATCGATGCTTTTTTTAACAGAGCGGGTTTGTTTGTCTTTTCGACAGAGAAGGGACTACGCCAACTTTGGCAAGCACCTCGCAACACGTTCATTCAAAAAGTGGCATTCGATGGCAAGTATGTGTGGGTTGCCGCTGTGGTCCATCGGCAAGCGGCTCAGGTATGGGTAATTGATCCTATCAGTGGAGACGCAACACAACTGACTACGGCGGATGGTTTGCCTCTTTTGAGTCCGGATGAAATCCCCGGCACCAGCACTGTTTCTCCGACCGTGTCGTTGACGACGGTTGCCGAAGGACGTGCGATCGTTGTTGGTGCAATCGGACGAACTTGGCTGGCTGATGTTCGATTTAGTCCGGAAGGAGAGCATCAAGTCCAAGTCTTTCACGAGGCAAAAGAAATAGTCACGATAACCGATCGTGAAGCGGACTGGCAAAGCGTCGATCTGGCATTTCAACCGGTAGCCGTGCGCACTATGTCGGTAGCGGCGGAGTCTGGCGGCCCACCGAAACAAATGGTAATGATTAGCCGCGGGTGCCCTGTCTACAAAGTTACCGAGCACGCGTTATTCGTTGATCCGGAAGATCTCAGCGTAGAAGTTTCGACGTCTCGCTGGCACAACCGAATTTCAGATGTCGATTCGAGAGCGATGCGTGACGGATCAGTTTATTACGCGGGCGCAGCACCCCCTGCGTTCGATTCGATCGGTTTGATTCGCGTCGGTTTGCCTGATTTTAAGCCGGAAGTTGTTATGCCCGGTATTCGGGAAGGAGATCTCTTTTTCAATCAGTCGGGCGAAGTGAATGTCGTCGGTGTCGATTGGCAACGAGGAAAATTAGAAGACGGAAAGCTGGAGTCGTTCGGTCCGGTGCCGTGGCTTTATTCCAATCACTGGGGGGCGTCCGAAAAAACGCCGCCAATCCGCTATGAACGAGGTTCCTTTCAAACACGAGTTATCACCGATAGTAATAACTTTGGTTCGATCATAAGTTGTTCTGAGATTGACGGGCCATCAGGTATCATCCAGGTACTTTTCGATGGCACCGGCGTTTCGCTGAAGGAAGCGTTAAACGGTGTCCACGTAGAACAGAAAGAGCCGACGGCACCCAGGGAAATAGCTCAAACAGTTCCCGTGAAAGATAGAAACCTTTGGCAACGTCCGCCACGTTGTTTGAGTCTAGCTTACTCGCCAGATAATACGTTGATCGTTACTGCGGGCAGAACGGCCCATGAATCAATCCAGGTTTGGAATGGCACCGATGGTCAATTGATGGCGAATTTGCAGAGTGATTCGACAGGAATAACAAGGGTTGTCTTCAGTCATAACGGCCAAATGTTTGCCACCGGCGGATCAGATGGACGAGTAATTGTTTGGGATGCCGAGACGCTTCAGCCTCTGGCCGAGTGCCAAGGTCAATCAGAAGAGATATTTGCGATGGCTTTCTCTTGGAATGACAATCTCTTAGCCGCAGCAAGCAGAGATAGGACTGCGAGTGTCTGGAACGTTCCGAAGGGAAAACACCTTTACGATGTGGAACGAAAAAATATGGGCATCCAATGGATTGGATTCAGCGCGGATGATTCGCTTTTTTTGACCTCGTCTCATAGCACATCTGAAGCCTGGAATGCCAACGATGGAACCATGGTCGGAAGTATTGAGTCGATCGCACGCGCTGCGGGCTACCTGGAAGACCGTACGTTACTCGCCATTGGCGATGATGCGGACAATACGCTCATCAAGTGGAACTCCATCGATGCGACCTCCGAGGTGTTGTGGCCTGGCATGATTGGCTACCCCGTCGCTATTTCGCGCGACGAGCAGCTTCTAGCAGTCTATGTTCGCGAT is a window of Bremerella sp. TYQ1 DNA encoding:
- a CDS encoding SHD1 domain-containing protein; this translates as MRYRQKVSLFVLVLLSTFSAAGRFVQAEPSEARPKTLRCALIDVDNSALAGLVEAELITRTSEEWLERTEINRLLKEKQLQLLLSADAGDGRMALGQTLKADVLVMLSTRKEQQRTTVDLVVAETNRGLRLLTQSFVLGDNLEEHATVLVALIDQAIDKAQQEIRLVFAVPPFVSDDLTYEYDYLKSSYAKLLEQSLLDSPGVLVVELDEARAIASELELTSESGTVKRRLPIYLLGQFRNEGKDERRQVQITFSVQQGAKELDKQQVELRPDAVAEFLRESARKVARTQGIETKTVSPAVEAGQLNKRAQQFARLGNWAEALGLIEASLMLYPDQPEIHSEAIKFAGQLAGSYNRHILNELAKARELSRRSLSHLGILIANYPPERSQQHFRLLYFSSGSVLKNHDASSALLKEQIEREKEHQSEKRRLATQLAEKYAELGDWRSSSTLTRNIVRVMRPAEGYAELTRKILQYQDRPGVSSMVRAYAHGGYTVDILRSLEGRRFLNALLVHTDANEQVKQTAQQILDAIGVERKKERAQNTGDPKNESLLTFRRVELTYQTKNGQEQKLNWMEGCVPLNNGIDAFFNRAGLFVFSTEKGLRQLWQAPRNTFIQKVAFDGKYVWVAAVVHRQAAQVWVIDPISGDATQLTTADGLPLLSPDEIPGTSTVSPTVSLTTVAEGRAIVVGAIGRTWLADVRFSPEGEHQVQVFHEAKEIVTITDREADWQSVDLAFQPVAVRTMSVAAESGGPPKQMVMISRGCPVYKVTEHALFVDPEDLSVEVSTSRWHNRISDVDSRAMRDGSVYYAGAAPPAFDSIGLIRVGLPDFKPEVVMPGIREGDLFFNQSGEVNVVGVDWQRGKLEDGKLESFGPVPWLYSNHWGASEKTPPIRYERGSFQTRVITDSNNFGSIISCSEIDGPSGIIQVLFDGTGVSLKEALNGVHVEQKEPTAPREIAQTVPVKDRNLWQRPPRCLSLAYSPDNTLIVTAGRTAHESIQVWNGTDGQLMANLQSDSTGITRVVFSHNGQMFATGGSDGRVIVWDAETLQPLAECQGQSEEIFAMAFSWNDNLLAAASRDRTASVWNVPKGKHLYDVERKNMGIQWIGFSADDSLFLTSSHSTSEAWNANDGTMVGSIESIARAAGYLEDRTLLAIGDDADNTLIKWNSIDATSEVLWPGMIGYPVAISRDEQLLAVYVRDLFMDDEWKEIYRVEVWDLPSKTKLTSIDGILAEGYTFTPANDALLITLYRGGLRRVEIPQAVSRPGLAAPAVATMRTWTDSTGKHQREAIFERVQGQQVQLKTSEGQSIFIPFNRLSQEDQKYVRQLSPR